Genomic segment of Candidatus Chlorohelix allophototropha:
AACCGCTTGAAAAAACACTCCGGTAAGTTGCTGGCAACCAGTCTACTGGCAACCAGCCTTTTGTTAGCCGCCTGCGCCGACCAAGATTGCACTTACATTTACAGGCAGGTCACTCAACCGGCTTCCTCCGGTTTCACTGGTTCTACTAACCAGCAACCTGTTACCAATTGCTACAGTAGCGGTAACCGCTATTATGGGAGCAGTTATGCTTATGTTGGATCTTACGGTAGTAGTGGCTGATAAATCTTTCCTATGTTAAAACCAGTTCAGCTATACCGGCGTTGGCGAGATGCCGCCGGTCCTTTATTCGGAATGAACGTGCCTGCCGCTCCTTTCTCGGAGATTGGAGCAATTATGAATCTTAGCAAGCACGATGCAGCCCAACCACGCGCCGATGAATTATGCCATGCAATCGCGGTCACTTTGGCTAATTCAGAAATGGGTGAGCTTGTAAAAGCGGGTGAGGCTGCGTTTATTCTGGATTTACCCGGCTTTATCTCGGTCGGAATCGGCGCATATTTGCAAGGGGAAGGTATTGCGCCGGTCTTGTTGCTGGCATCCTTTTATTATGCTAATGCTTTTATTGATGGGCGTGCCTCACTTCCTAATCTTGCTTACTATGGCGCTCTGCTAGGGGGCTATAGCGAGGAAAAGGGATTAGCTTTTTTACTTGAGCGTGAACGTCTTCCCTATCCTGAGCCAGATAAACTTGCCCTTATCGGGCAATTTGATAACCGTTATGCGCTGGGTGAAAAGTATTTTCCTCCGTTTGAGGCATTACAGCGCAATGGAATCAGGGCTTTGGTGGATGTTCGTCCGCTTGGCGAGGAGGTCTTGCCCGACCTGTTTGATTATTATGAACTTGCTGCTGAGGCAGGTTTTGATATTTACTCTTCCCGACTTAATATTCCTTTCAAATAACTACTTTACGTAATAGAAGCAAAAAAAGTGTATAGCTTAATTGAACGGCTGCTAAAAATATACCCACGTCGCTACGCAAATATGGCAGTAGCTTTTAATGACCGTGCCGCTATTTGCGATCAACTTATTGAAAGCCGGGTAGAAGGTCAAATTTATACTGGCTTGAATGGTCTGGTTTTGACGGCTTATGAAAGGGATAGCCTGATAAAACTGACACGCCTATTTGCTAGCATTATGAGCAAAGCGATGGGGCTTATTCTAACTGAACTGTCCGATGCAGAGCTTGAAGAACTAGGCTGGCCTCCCTCACTAGCATATGCACTACGACATGAGCCGCCCAATCGCTGGTTGACTCCAATCGGGCGTTTTGATTTTGGCTTGGATGAGTACGGCAATTGGCAATTGATGGAATATAACAGCGATACGCCAAGCGGTTCGCAGGAAGTTACAGAGGTAGAGGCGCGAGTGTGGAAAGTGTTGCGCCGCTGCGAAGGGGTAGCACGGCTTAACCCGCGTATTGGTGAAAATATGCTGGAGGCTTTGCATCAAGAAGCGCGCTTTTTGCCTATTCCGCCGGGATATGCTGAGGCGGAGGGTCCCATGCGTCCTCCTCGTGTGGGTTTTATGGTGCGCGGGCGTTATCTTACCGATCTAGCGCAAGTAATGTGGTACAAGCGCGGTTTAGAAGCGCGTGGTCTGGAATGTATAGTAGGTGATCCTAACAACCTTTCCCTGATTGGTAATCGGATATATTTGCTAGGAGAACCAATAGAGGCGCTCTACCGTCTTTTCCCGATTGAGTTTCTCTCTCAAGAACCGCTCTTTGCCGCGTATTTGCAAGCTAACCTAACGGGTGCGCTAAAATGCCTGAACAACCTACGCGGATTTTTGGCACAATCAAAGGCGATAATGGCGTGGGTGTGGCGTGAGCGTGACAATTATGCTCTTTTCAC
This window contains:
- a CDS encoding glutathionylspermidine synthase family protein yields the protein MYSLIERLLKIYPRRYANMAVAFNDRAAICDQLIESRVEGQIYTGLNGLVLTAYERDSLIKLTRLFASIMSKAMGLILTELSDAELEELGWPPSLAYALRHEPPNRWLTPIGRFDFGLDEYGNWQLMEYNSDTPSGSQEVTEVEARVWKVLRRCEGVARLNPRIGENMLEALHQEARFLPIPPGYAEAEGPMRPPRVGFMVRGRYLTDLAQVMWYKRGLEARGLECIVGDPNNLSLIGNRIYLLGEPIEALYRLFPIEFLSQEPLFAAYLQANLTGALKCLNNLRGFLAQSKAIMAWVWRERDNYALFTVDERKAIYSSLPETYLLHDLPSNFERGGYIIKEFYGREGAEVYNGAELSDSDWQEISDYHTYIAQRRINLSAVPHAVVNLAREVQQTEVYPCVGSFVIGGDWGGCYTRVGGRITTAQAQFIPTLQEV